A DNA window from Desulfatibacillum aliphaticivorans DSM 15576 contains the following coding sequences:
- a CDS encoding DMT family transporter — MYQWIFLAIAIVSEVIATSALKSSEGFSRLWPSVIVTVGYMSAFYFLSLTLKTIPIGVAYAVWAGSGVALIALIAWIFFGQALDLPAILGLSLIVAGVVVLNLFSKTVSH, encoded by the coding sequence ATGTATCAATGGATATTTCTGGCGATCGCTATTGTCAGTGAGGTGATCGCTACATCGGCCCTAAAATCTTCGGAAGGATTTTCACGGTTGTGGCCATCGGTTATCGTTACTGTAGGTTATATGTCGGCCTTTTACTTTTTATCGCTTACTTTGAAAACCATACCTATTGGGGTGGCTTATGCGGTCTGGGCCGGCAGCGGCGTTGCGCTCATTGCGCTTATCGCCTGGATTTTTTTCGGTCAGGCATTGGATCTCCCTGCAATACTAGGTCTTTCATTGATAGTGGCGGGAGTAGTCGTCCTTAATCTGTTTTCCAAAACCGTTTCTCATTAA
- a CDS encoding HD domain-containing phosphohydrolase produces MHDYLKILAVDDDPGVLNVFKTYFEHSDQYSIVTASDGPSALDVFSKEQPDFLFTDLAMPGMDGIALSKRILEMDNTIPIVVMTAYPSMESTIMALQTGVSDFIVKPFKIRDVDFIIEKVMAQKEIMVENLLLKSQHARKKELEKINMELAATVEEMEKLNFILRKVDWKKNSGELFDQLTNISCEISGGHLCYFQLLDDSTGSLYPLAHHAVTEELDNEDVPDFLDALAKQSLDKAGPAIWGKDPASGLITPLHAAVSIPFNIKDKPLGAITVCKAGPGNGFSEQDLHYLSFLGKRAALVVENTALYENLCQNLFSTLYAFVEAIEARDPYTKQHSARVADISCIIGEHLGCSARELDLLDFSGKLHDIGKIGVRDKILLKQAQLDEEEFRIIKTHPEIGANIVGHMGLLKEETQVILHHHERWDGQGYPNKVGGEDIPFLSRIMSVADAFDALTSDRAYRKKVDDAAACEIIRKNAGAQFDPVVAEAFLDLAAQGKVSSSL; encoded by the coding sequence ATGCATGACTACTTGAAAATCCTCGCCGTGGACGACGATCCCGGCGTTCTGAACGTTTTCAAGACGTATTTTGAACACAGCGACCAATACAGCATAGTCACTGCTTCCGATGGGCCTTCGGCCCTGGATGTCTTCTCCAAGGAACAACCCGATTTTCTATTCACCGACCTGGCCATGCCCGGTATGGACGGCATCGCCCTTTCCAAACGCATCCTGGAGATGGATAACACCATCCCCATCGTGGTCATGACGGCTTATCCCTCCATGGAAAGCACCATCATGGCCCTGCAAACCGGGGTTTCCGACTTCATCGTCAAGCCTTTTAAAATCCGCGACGTGGATTTTATCATCGAAAAGGTCATGGCTCAAAAAGAGATTATGGTGGAAAACCTTCTCTTGAAAAGCCAGCACGCCCGGAAAAAAGAGCTGGAGAAAATCAATATGGAACTGGCCGCCACCGTGGAGGAGATGGAGAAGTTAAACTTCATCCTCCGCAAGGTTGACTGGAAGAAAAACAGCGGAGAGCTTTTCGACCAGTTGACCAACATTTCCTGCGAAATCAGCGGCGGACACCTTTGCTACTTTCAATTGCTGGACGACTCCACGGGAAGCCTGTACCCCCTGGCCCACCACGCTGTGACGGAGGAGTTGGACAATGAGGACGTCCCGGACTTTCTGGACGCTTTGGCCAAGCAATCCCTGGACAAGGCCGGGCCGGCGATCTGGGGGAAAGACCCGGCCAGCGGCTTGATCACGCCTTTGCATGCAGCGGTTTCCATTCCTTTCAACATCAAGGACAAACCCCTGGGGGCCATCACCGTATGCAAGGCCGGGCCGGGGAACGGATTTTCCGAACAGGATCTGCACTACCTGTCCTTTCTGGGCAAGCGGGCGGCTCTGGTTGTGGAAAACACCGCCTTGTACGAAAACCTCTGCCAGAATCTGTTTTCCACCTTGTACGCCTTCGTGGAAGCCATCGAAGCCCGCGATCCATACACCAAGCAGCATTCCGCCCGCGTTGCCGACATATCCTGCATCATAGGCGAACACCTGGGATGCTCGGCAAGGGAATTGGACCTCCTGGATTTTTCAGGCAAGCTCCATGACATCGGAAAAATCGGCGTGCGGGACAAGATACTGCTTAAACAAGCCCAACTGGACGAGGAAGAATTCCGCATCATCAAAACCCATCCTGAAATCGGCGCCAATATCGTCGGACACATGGGCCTGCTAAAAGAAGAAACCCAGGTCATTCTCCACCACCACGAAAGGTGGGACGGCCAGGGCTATCCCAACAAAGTCGGCGGGGAGGATATCCCGTTTTTATCCCGCATAATGTCAGTGGCCGATGCTTTTGACGCCTTGACTTCCGACAGGGCCTACCGGAAAAAGGTGGATGACGCCGCGGCCTGTGAAATCATCAGAAAAAATGCAGGCGCTCAATTCGACCCGGTCGTCGCCGAAGCCTTTCTGGACCTGGCGGCCCAGGGCAAGGTATCAAGCTCCTTATAG
- a CDS encoding response regulator has translation MITDFGDQSIRCVIVDDDRAVGALLAELVGRDNVEVETFTDSRKAVEAIGDRPADIVITDLMMPDVDGLEVLSRAKESNPDVVVIIVTGHGTLESAIEAIKEGAYNYIRKPFKLQEMEICFNNAADKISLVRENKHLMWKLKEAYRELVKQDESQESPGIKESSEIVENSGSINFFATHLPGLHLMESARDQANQYERLENLTRWRKEGLLSEKEFVALKSEILKGIDEHA, from the coding sequence ATGATCACGGATTTTGGGGACCAGAGCATTCGATGCGTCATTGTTGATGACGACCGGGCTGTTGGAGCTCTTTTGGCGGAACTGGTGGGGCGGGATAATGTGGAGGTGGAAACCTTCACGGACAGCCGCAAAGCCGTGGAAGCCATTGGGGACAGACCGGCCGATATTGTCATCACAGACCTCATGATGCCTGACGTGGACGGTTTGGAGGTGTTGAGCCGCGCCAAGGAGTCCAACCCCGACGTCGTGGTTATTATTGTGACCGGACACGGCACCCTGGAGAGCGCCATTGAGGCGATCAAGGAAGGGGCCTACAACTATATCCGGAAACCTTTCAAGCTCCAGGAGATGGAGATCTGTTTCAACAACGCGGCTGATAAAATCAGTCTGGTTCGCGAAAACAAGCACTTAATGTGGAAGCTGAAGGAGGCGTACCGGGAACTGGTCAAACAGGATGAATCCCAGGAATCTCCCGGCATTAAGGAATCTTCCGAAATCGTTGAAAACTCGGGAAGCATTAACTTTTTCGCCACCCATTTGCCCGGACTCCACCTTATGGAATCCGCCAGGGACCAGGCCAATCAATACGAACGCCTGGAAAACCTCACCCGGTGGCGCAAGGAAGGCCTTCTGAGTGAAAAGGAATTCGTCGCCCTGAAAAGCGAAATCCTTAAAGGCATTGATGAGCATGCATGA
- a CDS encoding flagellar protein FlaG, protein MILEAVTPRKEVLQAERGLQVGTAPPPVREVSRKQEEPVPVREAPPEMAQNDTEEPNKDLLKDMLEVLKAHTAENASMSNIGFEYGVHEGTGRMTVTVVDKDTDEVIREIPSERILDLMSKMEELVGILFDAKA, encoded by the coding sequence ATGATTCTGGAAGCGGTTACTCCAAGGAAGGAAGTCTTGCAGGCCGAACGCGGGCTGCAAGTCGGAACCGCTCCCCCTCCTGTGAGGGAAGTCTCCAGGAAGCAGGAAGAACCGGTTCCTGTCAGGGAAGCGCCGCCGGAAATGGCTCAAAACGATACTGAAGAGCCTAATAAGGATTTGCTTAAAGATATGCTGGAGGTTTTAAAGGCGCACACCGCCGAAAATGCTTCCATGTCGAATATCGGGTTTGAGTACGGGGTTCACGAAGGAACCGGCCGTATGACCGTCACCGTCGTCGATAAGGACACGGACGAGGTTATCCGGGAGATTCCGTCTGAGCGCATTTTGGACCTGATGTCCAAGATGGAAGAGTTGGTGGGAATCTTGTTTGACGCCAAAGCCTGA
- the fliS gene encoding flagellar export chaperone FliS, producing MYGNNIGAYKKTNVETADPKKLVIMCYDGAIFNLKMAKERYLEHNYEAKSAALSKAMLIIGELNSALDMEKGGDIAKNLKAIYDYVVRRLTEGDIHRDLTAFDEAITILEELGSAWKEIFYGESRAGALPEHTPAWQRKPASLVCA from the coding sequence ATGTACGGGAATAACATAGGCGCATACAAAAAGACCAATGTAGAAACCGCCGATCCTAAAAAGCTTGTAATCATGTGCTACGACGGCGCTATTTTCAACCTGAAAATGGCCAAGGAACGCTACCTGGAGCACAACTACGAAGCCAAATCAGCGGCCCTTTCCAAAGCCATGTTGATCATCGGGGAGTTGAACAGCGCCCTGGACATGGAAAAGGGCGGAGATATCGCCAAGAACCTGAAGGCTATCTACGACTACGTTGTCAGGCGTCTCACCGAGGGGGACATCCACAGGGATTTGACTGCTTTTGACGAAGCCATCACCATCCTGGAAGAACTGGGCTCCGCCTGGAAGGAAATCTTCTACGGCGAGTCCCGGGCCGGAGCTTTGCCGGAGCATACTCCCGCCTGGCAGAGAAAGCCGGCGTCCCTGGTTTGCGCATAA